A window of the Oryzias melastigma strain HK-1 linkage group LG11, ASM292280v2, whole genome shotgun sequence genome harbors these coding sequences:
- the eomesa gene encoding eomesodermin homolog a (The sequence of the model RefSeq protein was modified relative to this genomic sequence to represent the inferred CDS: added 137 bases not found in genome assembly): MAQNSSMKLKYNQTCRASYRCYFRGQAGFKVLIIVKYLQAAYRTAHVCVCFCVSASYKSRRASDVLPTVRAEHAPLVRGCHLPISRQGGGLHSPGDSAASPRFGKVLSDLKTMQLENILPSSSINLPKTFYNLSSADSGDHSPRPTAQLDYPEVERPESESRSAPKKFLGGVGTGMLGEGEGDAFSKADGRKGSPGLGEDELASGRRYNIDELGSDRYFISSSQASSDMANPCSLFPYTGQSGSVYAGSGSSRYPASLHYGSVLPPAGFSSPSVCSGRGQFGGGGYQFSQGPGCLYPSYPGTGAAIGSMSLPGSAAGARAQVYLCNRPLWLKFHRHQTEMIITKQGRRMFPFLSFNITGLNLTAHYNVFVEIVLADPNHWRFQGGKWVTCGKADNNMQGNKVYVHPESPNTGAHWMRQEISFGKLKLTNNKGANNNNTQMIVLQSLHKYQPRLHIVEVTEDGVEDMSNEARTQTFTFPENQFIAVTAYQNTDITQLKIDHNPFAKGFRDNYDSMYTAPESDRLTPSPTDSPRSTQIVPGARYAMQPFFQDQFVNNLPQNRFYTGERTVPQTNSLLSPQTEDAGAAASAQRWFVPPVQQPGSNKLDLSYENDYSTSSLLSYGIKPLSLQTSHALGYYPDSAFASMAAGWGTRSSYQRKMTTGLPWSPRPSPPAFSEDQLGVTKDKLPEENLPPTSTWIETSGSLKSVDSIDSGVYSMVCKRRRMSPGGSSTENSPTIKCEDLSTEEYNKDNPKGAKA, encoded by the exons tgtttgtgtgtgtttttgtgtgtctgcatcGTATAAGAGCCGCCGAGCTTCTGATGTCCTGCCCACTGTCAGAGCTGAGCACGCGCCGCTAGTGCGAGGCTGTCACCTCCCCATCAGTCGTCAGGGAGGCGGGCTGCACTCACCGGGGGACTCGGCGGCATCTCCGAGGTTCGGGAAAGTTCTGTCCGATCTGAAGACCATGCAGTTGGAGAACATCCTTCCCAGCTCCAGCATCAACTTACCCAAGACCTTCTACAACCTGTCCTCCGCGGACAGCGGCGACCACAGCCCGCGGCCCACCGCGCAGCTCGACTACCCCGAGGTGGAGCGGCCGGAGTCCGAGAGCAGGAGCGCGCCGAAGAAGTTCCTGGGCGGCGTGGGCACCGGGATGCTGGGCGAGGGAGAGGGGGACGCTTTTAGCAAGGCCGACGGCCGGAAGGGCTCCCCGGGGCTGGGTGAGGACGAGCTGGCGAGCGGCCGACGGTACAACATAGACGAACTTGGCTCTGACCGCTACTTCATCTCGTCATCCCAGGCGAGCTCGGACATGGCCAACCCCTGCTCCCTCTTCCCCTACACCGGACAGAGCGGCTCGGTGTACGCCGGCTCGGGCAGCTCCAGGTACCCGGCCTCGCTCCATTACGGCTCCGTGCTGCCGCCCGCGGGCTTCTCCTCCCCGTCCGTGTGCAGCGGGCGGGGTCAGTTCGGCGGCGGCGGGTACCAGTTCAGCCAGGGTCCGGGCTGCTTGTACCCGTCCTACCCCGGGACGGGGGCGGCCATCGGCTCCATGTCCCTGCCCGGCTCTGCCGCCGGGGCCAGGGCGCAGGTCTACCTGTGCAACCGGCCTCTCTGGCTGAAATTCCACCGACACCAGACCGAGATGATCATCACCAAGCAGGGCAG gcgGATGTttccttttctcagcttcaacATCACCGGACTCAACCTCACGGCCCACTACAACGTCTTTGTGGAAATTGTTCTGGCCGACCCGAACCACTGGCGCTTTCAGGGGGGCAAGTGGGTCACCTGCGGGAAGGCTGACAACAATATGCAAG GTAACAAAGTCTACGTTCATCCTGAATCCCCAAACACCGGCGCTCACTGGATGAGGCAAGAAATCTCCTTCGGCAAGTTGAAGCTGACCAACAATAAAGGagccaacaacaacaacacgcAG ATGATCGTCTTGCAGTCGCTTCACAAATACCAGCCGCGGTTGCACATCGTGGAGGTGACGGAGGACGGCGTGGAGGACATGAGCAACGAGGCCCGAACCCAAACCTTCACCTTCCCGGAGAACCAGTTTATAGCCGTCACAGCTTACCAGAATACAGAT ATCACGCAGCTGAAGATCGATCACAACCCATTTGCTAAAGGTTTCCGGGATAACTACGACTC GATGTACACGGCCCCCGAGAGCGACCGGCTGACTCCGTCCCCGACAGACTCCCCCCGCTCCACGCAGATCGTCCCCGGCGCTCGCTATGCCATGCAGCCTTTCTTTCAGGACCAGTTCGTCAACAACCTGCCTCAGAACCGATTCTACACCGGGGAGCGCACCGTCCCCCAAACCAACAGCCTTCTCTCGCCACAGACCGAGGACGCTGGCGCCGCCGCCTCCGCCCAGCGCTGGTTCGTGCCGCCGGTGCAGCAGCCGGGCTCCAACAAGCTGGACCTGTCCTACGAGAATGACTATTCCACCAGCAGCCTGCTGTCGTACGGCATCAAACCTCTGTCCCTGCAGACGTCCCACGCGCTCGGCTACtacccagactccgccttcgCCTCCATGGCTGCAGGCTGGGGCACCAGGAGCTCCTACCAGCGCAAAATGACCACGGGCCTGCCCTGGTCCCCCCGCCCCAGCCCGCCAGCCTTTTCCGAGGACCAGCTGGGGGTCACGAAAGACAAGCTGCCCGAGGAGAACCTGCCGCCCACCTCCACCTGGATCGAGACGTCCGGCTCGCTGAAATCGGTGGACTCTATCGATTCTGGTGTCTACTCCATGGTGTGCAAGAGACGCAGGATGTCGCCCGGGGGCTCGAGTACGGAAAACTCCCCCACCATCAAGTGTGAGGACTTGAGCACAGAGGAATACAACAAGGACAATCCAAAAG GTGCCAAAGCTTAG